A stretch of Amycolatopsis balhimycina FH 1894 DNA encodes these proteins:
- a CDS encoding MCE family protein: MRRETRHKAGVRTAGVLFLVVMGVLVTLSIKVYDKDFVSTVPVTLKASRIGNQLSPGGQVKARGVLVGEIRGVRATPQGAEIALALEPDKVDMLPRDVSALLVPKTLFGERYVQLSIPDGTRGPHLAAGDTIEQDRSANAVELERVFDNLLPILKAVQPQKLATTLTAVSTALQGRGEQLGKTIDTAAAYLKDFNPNVPQLTSDLRDLAKVSRLYGDIAPDLLDALTASAVTLGTVKEKQADLAGVYQQVTSSSQEVTTFLANNRNNLISLAADSRAPLEIAAKYSPSFACTLGALNALKGAMDKVLGAGTNEPGVHADVAVTTNSGKYLPGKDDPRFTGGGEPRCYPSGVAPTTGTAAVAPGNAGHPLLTGGQGDLGVANSPQEQQLLATLVAPSIGVPTAQVPDWSSVLVGPLYRGTEVKLK, encoded by the coding sequence ATGAGACGCGAAACCCGCCACAAGGCCGGGGTCCGCACCGCGGGCGTGCTGTTCCTGGTCGTGATGGGCGTCCTCGTGACGCTGTCCATCAAGGTGTACGACAAGGACTTCGTCAGCACGGTCCCGGTGACGCTCAAGGCGAGCCGCATCGGCAACCAGCTCTCCCCCGGCGGCCAGGTCAAGGCCCGAGGTGTGCTCGTCGGGGAGATCCGGGGCGTCCGGGCGACACCGCAGGGCGCCGAGATAGCGCTTGCGCTCGAGCCGGACAAGGTGGACATGCTCCCCCGCGACGTCTCCGCGCTGCTCGTGCCGAAGACGCTGTTCGGCGAACGCTACGTCCAGCTGTCCATCCCGGACGGAACGCGGGGCCCGCATCTCGCGGCCGGTGACACGATCGAGCAGGACCGGTCGGCGAACGCGGTCGAGCTGGAACGCGTCTTCGACAATCTGCTGCCGATCCTGAAAGCGGTCCAGCCGCAGAAGCTGGCGACGACGCTGACCGCGGTTTCGACGGCCCTTCAGGGACGCGGCGAGCAGCTCGGGAAGACGATCGACACGGCCGCGGCCTACCTGAAGGACTTCAACCCGAATGTCCCGCAGCTGACCTCGGACCTGCGTGACCTCGCCAAGGTTTCCCGCCTGTACGGCGACATCGCCCCCGACCTCCTGGACGCGCTCACCGCCTCCGCCGTCACACTCGGCACGGTCAAGGAGAAGCAGGCGGACCTGGCCGGGGTGTACCAGCAGGTGACGTCGTCGTCCCAGGAGGTCACCACCTTCCTGGCCAACAACCGGAACAACCTGATCTCCCTGGCCGCCGACAGCCGCGCGCCGCTGGAGATCGCGGCCAAGTACTCCCCGAGCTTCGCCTGCACCCTGGGCGCGCTCAACGCTTTGAAGGGCGCCATGGACAAGGTCCTCGGGGCGGGCACGAACGAACCGGGCGTGCACGCCGACGTCGCGGTGACCACCAACAGCGGCAAGTACCTGCCCGGCAAGGACGACCCGCGGTTCACCGGCGGCGGCGAGCCGCGCTGCTACCCCTCCGGCGTCGCCCCCACCACGGGCACCGCCGCGGTGGCACCCGGCAACGCCGGGCACCCCCTGCTCACCGGCGGCCAGGGCGACCTCGGCGTCGCGAACTCGCCGCAGGAACAACAGCTGCTGGCCACGCTGGTCGCCCCGTCGATCGGGGTGCCGACGGCCCAGGTCCCGGACTG
- a CDS encoding MlaE family ABC transporter permease, protein MTTTEVPTRGTRVREAVDRRFGFLDTLGDQILFFLRAIAWTPRALRRYLREVVRLLAEVSFGSGALAVIGGTIGVMIGMTVATGTVVGLQGYSALNQVGTAAFAGFVSAYFNTREIAPLVSGLALSATVGCGFTAQLGAMRISEEIDALEVMGIPSVPYLVTTRVIAGFLAVIPLYAIGLLSSYLASREVTVLFFGQSAGTYDHYFLLFLPPGDVLWSFGKVLVFSVVVVLAHCYYGFRASGGPAGVGVAVGRAVRTAIVAISVLDFFLSLAIWGATTTVQVAG, encoded by the coding sequence GTGACGACGACGGAAGTGCCCACCCGCGGCACCCGCGTGCGCGAGGCCGTCGACCGCCGGTTCGGCTTCCTCGACACCCTCGGCGACCAGATCCTGTTCTTCCTGCGCGCGATCGCCTGGACGCCGCGGGCCCTGCGCCGCTACCTGCGCGAGGTCGTCCGCCTGCTGGCCGAAGTCAGCTTCGGCAGCGGCGCGCTCGCCGTCATCGGCGGCACGATCGGCGTGATGATCGGGATGACCGTCGCCACCGGGACGGTCGTCGGCCTGCAGGGCTACTCGGCGCTCAACCAGGTCGGCACGGCGGCGTTCGCCGGGTTCGTCTCCGCCTACTTCAACACGCGCGAGATCGCGCCGCTGGTGAGTGGCCTCGCGCTGTCCGCCACCGTCGGCTGCGGCTTCACCGCGCAGCTCGGCGCGATGCGGATCTCCGAGGAGATCGACGCGCTGGAGGTCATGGGCATCCCCAGCGTCCCGTACCTGGTGACGACGCGGGTGATCGCCGGCTTCCTCGCCGTCATCCCGCTCTACGCCATCGGGCTGCTGTCGAGCTACCTCGCCTCGCGGGAAGTCACCGTGTTGTTCTTCGGCCAGTCCGCGGGCACCTACGACCACTACTTCCTGCTGTTCCTGCCACCCGGCGACGTGCTGTGGTCGTTCGGGAAGGTCCTGGTGTTCAGCGTCGTGGTGGTCCTGGCGCACTGCTACTACGGCTTCCGCGCAAGCGGCGGCCCGGCCGGCGTCGGTGTCGCGGTGGGCCGCGCGGTCCGCACCGCGATCGTCGCGATCAGTGTCCTCGACTTCTTCCTGTCCCTGGCGATCTGGGGCGCGACGACGACCGTGCAGGTGGCCGGATGA
- a CDS encoding MlaE family ABC transporter permease: MAERTTTSSFPGAAALRQTGRLYGLGLDVVRLTFRRPFQVRELIQQFWFIASVSILPTALVSIPFGAVIALHIGSLTTQIGAQSFTGAASVLAIIQQASPIVTALLIAGAGGSAMCADLGSRTIREEIDAMEVLGVSPVQRLIVPRVLAAMGVAVFLNGMVSVVGVLGGYFFNVVMQHGTPGAYLASFSALAQLPDLWISEIKALIFGFVAGVVASYRGLNPKGGPKGVGDAVNQSVVITFLLLFVLNLILTTVYLQLVPPKGS; encoded by the coding sequence ATGGCCGAACGGACGACGACGTCGTCGTTCCCGGGGGCGGCCGCACTGCGGCAGACCGGCCGGCTCTACGGGCTGGGCCTCGACGTCGTCCGGCTGACCTTCCGGCGCCCGTTCCAGGTGCGCGAGCTGATCCAGCAGTTCTGGTTCATCGCGAGCGTGTCCATCCTGCCGACGGCGCTGGTCTCGATCCCGTTCGGCGCGGTGATCGCGCTGCACATCGGCTCGCTGACGACGCAGATCGGCGCGCAGTCGTTCACCGGCGCGGCGAGCGTGCTCGCGATCATCCAGCAGGCCAGCCCGATCGTCACGGCGTTGCTCATCGCCGGCGCGGGCGGCAGCGCGATGTGCGCGGACCTCGGCTCCCGCACCATCCGCGAAGAGATCGACGCCATGGAGGTCCTCGGCGTCTCGCCGGTCCAGCGGCTGATCGTGCCGCGGGTGCTCGCCGCGATGGGCGTCGCGGTCTTCCTCAACGGCATGGTGAGCGTCGTCGGCGTGCTCGGCGGCTACTTCTTCAACGTGGTCATGCAGCACGGCACCCCGGGCGCCTACCTGGCCAGCTTCTCCGCGCTGGCCCAGCTGCCCGACCTCTGGATCAGCGAGATCAAGGCCCTCATCTTCGGTTTCGTCGCCGGGGTCGTCGCCTCCTACCGCGGGCTCAACCCCAAGGGCGGCCCGAAGGGCGTGGGCGACGCGGTCAACCAGTCCGTGGTCATCACGTTCCTGCTGCTGTTCGTGCTGAACCTGATCCTGACCACCGTCTACCTGCAACTCGTGCCGCCCAAGGGGAGCTGA
- a CDS encoding LLM class flavin-dependent oxidoreductase produces MSSLPDVPLSVLDLSPVSEGNTVGETLRNTLDLARAAERLGYHRYWLAEHHNMPGIASSATAVLIGHVADATERIRVGSGGIMLPNHAPLVVAEQFGTLEAFHPGRIDLGIGRAPGTDQRTALALRGPGGLSAENFPEHLQELIGYFTHSEARGVNAVVAEGNQPPVWLLGSSGFSAQLAGRLGLPFSFAHHFAADNTIPAVQLYRENFRPGVLDEPYVMLGVSVVAAETDERARFLAGPSGLTFLSLRRGRPIALPTPEEAAEYPYTEMDRAFLAERFGSSIVGSPETVQKGLEQLLADTGANELMVTTMVHGHADRVRSYELLAALKS; encoded by the coding sequence GTGAGCTCACTGCCTGACGTGCCGCTGTCCGTGCTCGACCTGTCCCCCGTTTCGGAGGGGAACACCGTCGGCGAGACACTGCGCAACACCCTGGACCTCGCCCGCGCCGCGGAACGGCTGGGCTACCACCGCTACTGGCTGGCCGAGCACCACAACATGCCCGGCATCGCCAGCTCCGCCACCGCCGTGCTGATCGGGCACGTCGCCGACGCCACCGAGCGGATCCGCGTCGGGTCGGGCGGGATCATGCTGCCCAACCACGCGCCGCTGGTCGTCGCCGAGCAGTTCGGCACCCTGGAGGCGTTCCACCCGGGCCGGATCGACCTCGGCATCGGCCGCGCGCCCGGCACCGACCAGCGCACCGCGCTGGCGCTGCGGGGTCCGGGCGGGCTGTCCGCGGAGAACTTCCCGGAGCACCTGCAGGAGCTGATCGGCTACTTCACCCATTCGGAGGCACGTGGGGTCAACGCCGTGGTGGCCGAGGGCAACCAGCCGCCGGTGTGGCTGCTCGGCTCGAGCGGCTTCAGCGCCCAGCTCGCCGGGCGGCTCGGGCTGCCGTTCTCCTTCGCGCACCACTTCGCCGCCGACAACACCATCCCGGCCGTGCAGCTGTACCGGGAGAACTTCCGGCCGGGGGTGCTCGACGAGCCGTACGTGATGCTCGGCGTGTCCGTGGTCGCCGCCGAAACGGACGAGCGCGCCCGCTTCCTGGCCGGGCCCAGCGGCCTGACGTTCCTCAGCCTCCGCCGCGGCCGCCCGATCGCGCTGCCGACGCCGGAAGAGGCCGCGGAGTACCCGTACACCGAGATGGACCGCGCGTTCCTGGCCGAGCGCTTCGGCTCCAGCATCGTCGGCTCGCCGGAAACCGTCCAAAAGGGACTCGAACAGCTCCTGGCCGACACCGGCGCGAACGAGCTGATGGTCACGACGATGGTCCACGGCCACGCCGACCGCGTCCGCTCCTACGAACTCCTCGCCGCCCTCAAGTCCTGA